A stretch of DNA from Leptospira barantonii:
AAGACCGACTAACGTATACGACCCTCTTTGGGATGATATGGGAGTGGTTGCCGTTCGAATTCGAGATTATCTTTCTAGGGATTCGGTTTATTCCCTCATACCTATGTTGGATTTTTCGATGGACCTGGTTTTGGACGTAACACCTTCTCCGCAGGAAATCATTCATCTGCTGAATCTTCTCGGTTCGATTTTTCAGAATGCGTCGGGCAATCGTGATTTTCTCGTGACGACTCTTTTGACCTCGGACACACCCGCGTTGATCCAAGTCTCCGCTCCGTATGGAAAATGTATCAACGGAGTTTTGATGGGGCTTTCTTTAACGGGAGAATTTTTCAGCTATCTTGAGGCGGACATGAACACTCCTTATACGATCCGTGAAATTTTCGACGACTTGGATCGATTGACCGTTTCGGATATGGTTCAGAGTCGATCCGGAAATCATTCCCTTCTGTATGCCGCTGGAGTTTTGATGAATCTGTTTGCGGACATCACCGAAAAAGGAAGAAAGCCGTTTCCGGACGGAACCGTGTTCTGGGATCGATTCAATAAGAACGAAGATTCTACCACGTATTGGGACAATCTTACTTCGATCTTCAGTCGTTAGTCCATATTTACCTTAAGTCTCTAACTCTAAAAGCCATTCTACGCGCCGTGTTTGGGCTTAAGCGCGCGTAGAATTCTAAAGCCGGTTCGAAGTTTCGACCGGCATTTTTTTAATTAAGAACGGTTGTTATAAATAATCTTTTTTATTCGAACATTCGAAAAAAATCCGGAATATAAGTATTAGATAAGTCCGAAATCGGCCAGGAAGCGTATTCTTTCCCCTGTTTTGAAGAGAAATGGGAACAGGACGGAAATTCAGATGCTAATTCAAAGAATTCAATTCATCGGAATCGCATTGCTTCTATGTTGGTTCGTGGTCGATTGTTCGGATAAAAAGAAAGATTCCGGCTTCGACTTGATGGCGCTTTTTGATTTGGGAAGTCCGACGGGGGGCGAGGTTGCAAATACTTCCGTGATTCCTCCTTACAACAACGTGGACAACAATATCGCGACTCTTCCCGTCAATTTCGGAAATACGGGACCACAGGCGTATCTGTTTATCAATTCCACCGAAAACGTAAATCGTTATAAGGATCTTGAAATCCAATTCTCGAAACCGATGAACCGCGCTCTTACACAAGCGAGCATAACGTTGACGGGAGCCTCCGGACCTCTTTCCGGTCCCGGAATCGGAGTGGAATTCTACTGGGCCAGCGAACAAAGGTTGATCCTCAATCCGTATCGCGAATTGAAACCCGGAGAAAAATACACGCTCAATATCAGCCAAGACGCGCTTACGATTTCAAACAAACCGCTGATCGCTTATACGCAGGAATTTAAAACGACATTGAATTATTCTCTGAACAACAACATCGTTCAAGGAGCTTTGAACAAGGCCTTGAACGGATCGGACGATATGACGCTCGATATGTCCGCGAACATCACGGTCAACTCCGCGTTTCAAACGCCGGTTGTAGGGGAGAATTATATAGATTCCATTTATCTAAAGAAGAGTGGAAGCGGATCCTCGGTAAAAATTTGTCCGAGCGCGGTTCCCGGTTCGACCTGTTCGATGAATCCGATCAGCATCAATCTTTCGACTTCGGTTTTGACGCCGACGATCGGAGGAAATACGTATTACTACGAGATTCAGACGAAGTTCGGTCCGGTTTATAAAAAATACTTCAGCTTTAATTACGGAAATCTAAACAACCCGAACAATCTTCTCTCGAACATTTCGAACGGGGTGATGGACGAGGCGCAGATGTTGCCCTTTCTCGGGAAGGTGATCCAAAAGTTTACGACGGGAGCCTTCAAGGTTCAAGACGTCAACGGAACTCCGAGAACGTTTCAAGAATTCTTAATCGGACTTCCCGATCATTCCAAAAAGAAATTCTATGATAACGGTCAATGGAACATAGGCGAGGCGTGCATTCGTCCCGGACAATCCGGATCACCCGGAACAAACAAGTTCGACGATTTCAAAAATCAACAATTCATTTCCGTGCTCGGTGCAAAACCGGGAGCGGAAGGAAGAGGATATTGTTGGGTTCCATCAAGCACATATCCTACGTATCCTACCTCGGTGGTCGAACCGAAAGGTGCGGAAGATCAGGGAGAATGGGCATTCGATAAATGGCCGAAAGCCGCCGCGCCATTCAGTCGTTATAACGCTCCCTTGGAAGATTCTCTCGGTGCGGCGAGTATGACGATGGACGTTTACGTAACCGATATGAGACTTCCATCCTATGTGAAGAATGCTTCCGGTTCTCAACTTGGAAACATTGCCGCCGATCTTAGAGTCAATCCCGGAACAGCAAACACCGCGCCAGGACTCGGACTCGATTTGAGTTCACGTTATGTGGAAGTGGATCTGTTTATCGTATCTCGTTACGAGGATTGGTATACGATCTTTATTTCTCCGGGCACTTTGATGTATTTCAAAACCACGGCGCGATTGAATTGGGATCCGAACGTGGATCCGGGTTTGAACGGAGGAAACAATCAACTTCCGAATATTTATCTGACGACTCCTTCCTTGAGAATGGCGAGAGCGAGAAATACGTTGTCCGTCGACGGAACCGGATCCGTTTCCATGGCGGTTCGTTCTCCGTTTGCCGTAAACAATACGGTGTTTCCGACTAACCCGAGTAATGCGGACATCGACTCGGTTACGAATAACTTCTTTGTTCTTCCTTGGTCCAATCCTACCTTTCTTCCTATGGGAATCTATTCCGGAGCGGAAGATACGAAGGACTTTATGTATACCGCTCCGATGGAATACATCGCTTCCAACGAAGGAGGAGTGGATAACATTCTCGTTCCGTTGATCGGAAGAGGAACGGTTCAGAATCTTGCGGGTGGAACCGTTCCTTACGTAAAAGGAATCATCACGCAGTATATGTTGAAGGACATCGTACAAAGAATTGCGCCTAACGTTCTCAATTCGGTCGTGGGCGCTCTTCGAGACGACGGCGTAACGATCCAGTTGCCGAGTTATCTACCCGATCCGCTTCGTAATTTTCCTTTGACCGTAAAGATGAAACTGAGAACGGACAGCGTAATCAAACACGACGGGGTCAACAAGGGACTTGTCAGCAATTTGGATCTATCGTTTTCGAGCAACTACGTGGATCCTCAAGGAAGAGGTTTGAGAAATCAAACCGCAAAAACGGGAATGGTGATCACAAGAAACCCTGCGACCCCGTTTCCTTCTTCCTATCAATTTACGCAGAGTAGCGCAAATCCGGGATTTCTTCTTTCCTTACATTCGGATACGATTTCCCAAGCCGCGTTTCACCTTTGGCAAAGAAGGGGACTCGACATCACGATGAATAAAAGTTTCATCGAAACGATCAACAGTTACTCGGGGGGAAATCCTCTCTTTCAATTGACCACTACCTTACTCAAGGCCTCTCCGATCATAACGATCTTGGCACCGGGAAGAGAAAAACTGCAGGGTTTAAACGGATCGAACGCGCTCGCTCCGGCCGCAAAACCCTACGACGATATCGAGATGGTGATGGAACCGGTGCTGGCTCCGAGTGTGAAGTTCAAGCCGATGACCGGACCGGGAATTCCGAAACTGCGTCTTTATTTTACGGAGATGCAGTTGAAGATCGTCGCCAAAAAACCGGCGAGTTGTAGCGGATTGACGGGAGCCGAATTGACGGATTGTGGAATCGACACAAGACCGAACGGATACACATACACGTTAGGCGCCGTTCGAATCAGTCTGGCCGCGGACGCCGAGTTTAAGTTTATCACGTTCTCCAATCCGAACAACGATCCTAATTTACAAAATTTGAATGCACTTCAGGTCGTTCTTTCCACCACGAACCTGGATTACACGGTGGAAGTGTTGGAAGGGATCGCGAACAATCCTTTCGGACTCGATCCGGACGGAATCAATAGCGTGATCGAACCGTTAGTCACATCGCTCGTCGTTCCTCTTGTGAACAGTATTCTGAAGGAGGTTCCTCTTCCTCCACAGATCAACTTTCCGAAGCTGAGACATCCGACGAACAACACCGCGTGTGCGATCAACGCAAGAAGTAACGTGATACAGTTCTTCACGTTGGCAACGGAGAATACATCCGATCCGTATATGTTAGGAGGAATGAGATTTGTAGGAGTAGCCGCAAGTGATCCGAGTTCGTTGATCGTCTGTCCGTAAAAATCAAAACGAACTCTATTCGTTATATGGGCCTGCAAAATTGCAGGCCGTTCTAGTTTGTGCAACCAAGATGAAAGTAATTTT
This window harbors:
- a CDS encoding Ig-like domain-containing protein, with the protein product MLIQRIQFIGIALLLCWFVVDCSDKKKDSGFDLMALFDLGSPTGGEVANTSVIPPYNNVDNNIATLPVNFGNTGPQAYLFINSTENVNRYKDLEIQFSKPMNRALTQASITLTGASGPLSGPGIGVEFYWASEQRLILNPYRELKPGEKYTLNISQDALTISNKPLIAYTQEFKTTLNYSLNNNIVQGALNKALNGSDDMTLDMSANITVNSAFQTPVVGENYIDSIYLKKSGSGSSVKICPSAVPGSTCSMNPISINLSTSVLTPTIGGNTYYYEIQTKFGPVYKKYFSFNYGNLNNPNNLLSNISNGVMDEAQMLPFLGKVIQKFTTGAFKVQDVNGTPRTFQEFLIGLPDHSKKKFYDNGQWNIGEACIRPGQSGSPGTNKFDDFKNQQFISVLGAKPGAEGRGYCWVPSSTYPTYPTSVVEPKGAEDQGEWAFDKWPKAAAPFSRYNAPLEDSLGAASMTMDVYVTDMRLPSYVKNASGSQLGNIAADLRVNPGTANTAPGLGLDLSSRYVEVDLFIVSRYEDWYTIFISPGTLMYFKTTARLNWDPNVDPGLNGGNNQLPNIYLTTPSLRMARARNTLSVDGTGSVSMAVRSPFAVNNTVFPTNPSNADIDSVTNNFFVLPWSNPTFLPMGIYSGAEDTKDFMYTAPMEYIASNEGGVDNILVPLIGRGTVQNLAGGTVPYVKGIITQYMLKDIVQRIAPNVLNSVVGALRDDGVTIQLPSYLPDPLRNFPLTVKMKLRTDSVIKHDGVNKGLVSNLDLSFSSNYVDPQGRGLRNQTAKTGMVITRNPATPFPSSYQFTQSSANPGFLLSLHSDTISQAAFHLWQRRGLDITMNKSFIETINSYSGGNPLFQLTTTLLKASPIITILAPGREKLQGLNGSNALAPAAKPYDDIEMVMEPVLAPSVKFKPMTGPGIPKLRLYFTEMQLKIVAKKPASCSGLTGAELTDCGIDTRPNGYTYTLGAVRISLAADAEFKFITFSNPNNDPNLQNLNALQVVLSTTNLDYTVEVLEGIANNPFGLDPDGINSVIEPLVTSLVVPLVNSILKEVPLPPQINFPKLRHPTNNTACAINARSNVIQFFTLATENTSDPYMLGGMRFVGVAASDPSSLIVCP